The proteins below come from a single Zea mays cultivar B73 chromosome 8, Zm-B73-REFERENCE-NAM-5.0, whole genome shotgun sequence genomic window:
- the LOC109941410 gene encoding uncharacterized protein has protein sequence MQQPILLSSPTKQRAPSSLFSVVPAGCSTECTANRALQQPSRSFSTPLVACRRSSARCAAPSATPSKPVLSVNANRRARVFDTWPVGRTTCMHNSDPIPFRTER, from the exons ATGCAACAACCCATCCTCCTCTCTTCCCCCACAAAACAGCGAGCCCCCTCCTCGCTGTTCTCCGTGGTGCCCGCCGGTTGTTCGACAGAATGCACAGCAAACCGCGCGCTGCAGCAGCCCTCTCGTTCGTTCTCCACTCCCCTCGTCGCGTGCCGTCGCTCTAGTGCTCGCTGCGCAGCCCCATCCGCGACGCCGTCGAAACCCGTG CTATCCGTCAATGCCAACCGTCGTGCACGCGTGTTCGATACATGGCCGGTCGGGCGAACAACATGCATGCACAACTCAGATCCGATCCCGTTCAG gaccgagagatga